The following DNA comes from Castanea sativa cultivar Marrone di Chiusa Pesio chromosome 10, ASM4071231v1.
atacacaaattttaaaatttagtgctaagatatatatatatatatatatatatataatattattggcCTCCGTcccttaaaaatatacaattcttatcaacaaaaaaaaaaaaaaaaaattacaattaaccTACATATATGACATATTATATATGTGCGCCAAACCTTTTGGCCATTGCgccacaaaaaataaaggaaaaccTCTCCGTCTCTGGACAATACCCGCTAAGTAAATTACTTTGgtctaaaaccaaaaaaaacaaagcaaatcaCAAAACCCTACCAAAACAAGTTAGAAAACCCAGAAATCACTCTCTCGCTCAGTCCGCCGTGTCACCTCTCCAGTCGAATCGGCTGAGGTTTGCTCATgactctctcatctctcttttttggtcTCTGATTATCTCTGAACTGTCATAACTGATAAGTGTGAAAACTTgactgctctctctctctctctctctctctctctctctctctctctctctgcctttAATAATACTCTAATGAAATAATGGGAATTATGAAGTGCCCAACTGGGTACTCTTTAAATTGAGTTGAGCGGTCATTGACTagtagtgtgtgtgtatatctAGATATGctgttaatggaatgaaaatttttttatgtaggATAAATCCATATAAATCCCTATAATATGATTaattaatatgaattttatttgaCTTGTAGATCATGGGAAAGTCAACTACAATGTTTGattatttcaaaagaaaaaatacagaTAATTTAGAAGCCAAAACTGATGATCCCGCGTTGCCAAGTGCTAGTGCTGATGATGTCCAAATGTCTGAAAATTCCAACTCATTTCATAGAGTTTTGGAGAGCTCTTGTGAGGGTAATCAAGTGCTTGACAATGAGCGGCTGCTATTAAAGGTCACGATTGATGTTGTCAGATTTCTTGCATTCCAAGGTCTTCTGTTTGATGATTTCACTGGTTTAATCAGTCATGAAAATTTCCGTGCATTCTTGGATTTGGTGGCATCATTTAATGAAAAGGTTACTGAAGCGATGAATAAAGCTCCCGAGAATGCGTCTTACACATCACCtgaaatcctaagagaaattttacatgttttttcaAACAAGGTGAGAAAGTCAATTCGTGAAGAAATTGGTGATGCAAAGTTTTGCATAATTGTTGATAAAGCTTATGATGTGTCATTGAATGATATAATTGCCATTGTTTTAAGGTTTGTAGACAAAGACGGCTTTGTGCAAGAACGTTTTTTTGGGTTAGTTCATGTCTCCAACTTTTCGGCATTAACCCTAAAAGATGGGATATATTCTGTTTTGTCTCATCATTGTCTAAATATCCAAAATATTCGAGGACAGGGGTATAACAGAGCAAGTGATATGAGAGGGGAGTGGAGTGGATTACAAGCTTTAGTTTCAAATGATTGTCCACATGCTTACCACATCCATTGTTTTGTACATTGCCTGCAATTAGCGTTAGCGGCAGCATCAAAAAACGTAATCCCTGTTCAAAGTTTTTTCATGAAATTAACTTCTGTTGTCAATGTTGTTGGTGAGTGTAATGAGAAACTAAAGAGTTCTTATGCTGCTGAAATTGCACATATGATTGACATGGTTGAGCTTGAATCTGGAAGGGGATTTGATGAGATCAGCACTTTGCAATGGGCTGGAGATACTCGTCGGAGTTCTCACTTGAAATCATTTTCtagcttgataaaaatattcAGTCCAATATGTGAAATTTTACTTAATGTCATTGATGATGAAACTAGTTCCCAACGAGGAGAGGCAGACTTAACCTATGAGGAATTGATATCATTTGAATTTGTGTTCGTTTTGCATCTAATGAAAGAAGTTATGGAGATCACTAATTCGTTTTGTCAAGCTTTGCAATGCCAGTCtcaaaacattttaaatgtCTTGCATTTTGTTTCATTCACCAAAgtacttatccaaaaatttgGAGATGATGGATGGGATGGCTTACTTACCACTGTGAAATCATTTTGTGAGGCATGCAACATAGATGTCCCAGATATGAATGCTCGTTATGTTCGGTTTCGAGGTCTAGCTCGCCATCGTCATCAACAAGATTACTTTACAATTGAGCATCATTACCGAGTAGATATTTTTAATGCTACAATAGATTCTATAATTCAAGAATTAAATCGTCGGTTTAGTGAGCATGTAGTAGAACTGCTTCGTCTTAGCTCAGCTCTTGATCCTAGAGAAGCATGTGAATCTTTTAGAATCGAAGATATTTTATTGTTGGTAAACAAGTTTTATCCACAAGACTTCACAGACCTAGAAAAGCAACAACTGAAAGTGGAACTTGATCATTATGAGCATGATGTAGTTCGGCATCTGGACTTCAAAAAGCTGTCAAGTATTTCTGAATTGTGCCAATGGTTGGCAAAATCTAGAAAATCAATAGACTACCATCTCATTTATAGAGTGGTTATACTTGTGCTTACTCTTCCAGTTTCTATTGCAACTACGGAGCGAGCATTTTCAGCCATGAATATTGTCAAAACTTGGCTTGTAGACAAAGTGCAAGATGATTTTCTGGCGGACTCTTTGATTTTGTATATAGAGAAGGAGACTGCTGCAAAATTTAGTTTAGAATCAATCATCGATGATTTTCAAGATTTCAAAGAACGTCGAGTTCCATTTTGATAGACAAGTgagttaaattttaaaatgttgatagcaatgcttattttgttttttcacttTCATTGATATTTTCTTAATAATGAATAGAGATGTTACGTATCTTACTCCTATCCCCTCGTCTCAATTTATAtctatttcttaaaaaaaataagtgaagcAAAAGATAGTAATAATTGTTAATTTATATGACCATTGCCCTACCCTTTCCTcgccttaatttttttaaacatcctaATTTAGAGAAGGTATATTAATTCCTCTTCCCcctacttaatttttaaaatatcaaaacaagGGGAAAGGATAACTATTCCCCTCCCTCACTTCTCACCACtctccaaacttccaaacatattGTACAAGTATTTTGTGGGGACCTGAACTTTATGGTTAATCTTAGAAATTTGAAGATGAGATTTTAGTGTTTGACTATGCTTTTGGAAATGTCATTGTGAGTGCAGATTGCTTTTCACAGTAAATAGGACTGTAGTATTGATAATTACTAAATTTTGTAGAATTAACAAAGTTTTTTCACTGTTGATATAATTTTAGTCAACCTGTTGGTATACACATGTAGTTATAGGAGCTAAATATGTGAAGTTCATGAAGAGGGACTTTTAGGTCTTTTTGAAGGATCTATTCTTTAGAGAGGGGAGGGAGGTGGGGGAGAAGTTGGGGAAGGAGAGTTGGGCATGGGGATTCTGTCATGATTGATAGAAGctttaaaaaaagtaatggtGACATTCGTTAAtttttgttggggggggggggggggtgttattGTCAAACCCTGTTAATGGTTATGGATGCTTGAATACTTTCTAAAGCTAAAagaactgaaaattgttgttggCATTGATAATTGAATATATGATCGTGAGAAAGTTTCCCTACTCTAGTATAAATCCACATATGCATGTGCTTTAGTTCTTGGATgcttttccctcttttttctccattttttttcctttcacaatGAATATTATGTCACCCAGATATGTGTTACCTGTGTATGCACTAGGTATTAATTTATGGCTGGGACTGGGAGGTTCCCTCCTCTTTCTAGATATCCAATTTTGATTCAGTTTGAAGCTCATTTATGTACAAAGGGACTAGATATCCAATTTCCAGGCTTTGATTCCATGCAACCTTGAGGGTTCTCttgttgttttaaatttttgtgggtgaagaagaagagaaggggGGGTGGGATTGTTTACATTTGCCCATTTGTCTTTGatattatgatatttattaatGTTTGATCAAAGTGTCTGCTACTACATGCGCAGTTGCTGATTTGTCTTCTTTGTACTTGCATTACATGCAGTGAAAGCCACCAACATCGGGATGTAATTAGCAGATAGGCAAGTTGGGTTTCTATTATCTGCTCAGTTTATCCATATTCATGTATTATACTTTCTGGATCATCATTCTTTGTCAGTTACtttcaatttaatttgatcCATACTTTTACAAATCTCCAACCAAAAAgataaaaggggaaaaaatgctGTATAAGCTACCTATTGACATTTGATTCATATCTTGTGATTTTTCAGCCATTTGAAGATAGTGATCACTTCATCCACAAGGATTTCATACCATAAGAATATGCTATACTAGTACCCCTTTTTGCCAGTGTGGTGTGTCTCTGTTTCTTATGTGTGTTTATTGGATTAGTGATGCTcaaatcaaaaaagaagaagacttgaTGCAAAATTTCTTCCACTTTTCACTTCTTCGGAGAGTAACTTAGAAATCTACTTATTTTCCTTGTTTGTTTTTCCTCCCCCAACACCTTTTCTAGTCTGGATGATTGTTTAGTTTTGGATTTGTTGCAGCTGGCAGATTTTGTATATCTGTATCATTTCTAGTACTATTGGAAGCTCACATGTCAGTCTGTTATCTTAGGGCTAAAATGAACTACCGCATTTACTTCATTTTGGTTATAATTTGTCTATGGTTGTTATCTCTCTACGTACTGCATTCCTTTGCTGGGCACACTGCGCTTAATGGTTTTGGTACCACTGTTGCATAACTTCAAACCACTTTAGTTTGTAAAAAGTTGTTTTGTAGGTGTAGCATccatattttcttattttctttttacttattttgcCCCTCCttataaaggtttttttttgggtatgatTTTCATTGTTAGTTAATGACATAGTACTTACGTAGAAGGCAAAATATCATTTCTGAACATGTTCTAAGTCAGATTCGTGCTATAGTAAGGgtggctccaaattaaaaagtaagtaaactattcagtttatttttgctattatttatgggtcttactacactttttgatactattcataggtcttactgtattatttcagctaattttgacatttatctataatattttcaataaaaaatttttagtttcagcaaaataaacgaatCCTAAACAGAATCTAAGTAGTATCTACGTGCTATTCCATGATATGTCATTTTCAATTCTTATATAGGTCATTTTGatggtaaaatttaaattttttatgttaaatgttGGATTGTATTAGTTTCCCTGATTTGCCACACTTTTTTAACAAGATATAGGATGTAAAACTGGTGGTGAAAATTGAGGATGATAAAGGTCAAGTAAGGATTTAAGGTTACTGTATAGAAGGATTTTGTCAATGAGTTATAGGCTTATAGCTTAAATGGCATCTCCACAGATAAGGTTTATTCCATAGGTTTTAACCGCAATGAGGCCAAGTGGGAAGACAAATTTTTGAATCAtcaaaagaatggaaaaattatactttaccaTACTAAACTATATGCTTTGCAGTCTAAACTTTTCAAATGTACATTTTGCACCTTAAATTATTCCTTGTTAACACTTTACACCTCGACCTTAATTTTGTTGTTAACTtggatgaaaattcaaaatttaggaTGCAAAGTATAATTAattagggtggtaaagtgtaattttcaagttataaaagaagaataaaCATGAGCTTAATTGCTTTGTTTGGTGCTAGAGAGAATTCAAACTTTACCAagtaatctatatctatatatatctaaaaattaaaacgTAGCATTTTTTGTTACTATGCTCCAGTTGAGCGACATTAACATCcacgtcattatcttttttctttttaattttcctataattttttttaacatttatttttttaatatttatacttctccaacctttctccattctttacattttcatctccccactacttcttCAATATTTCTCCCTCCCTTACCTTTTTATCTCTCAAATATCCTCTATATTAATATCATTCATCCTCTTtaccttcatcttcctttatttttatctcttcttattcacacccttttactataaatttgtcactatctcttcCATTCTAGGCAtagttttccctcacaaaaaaaaagtttctctctctctctctctcggtggattttttttttaatttttcttgcatctctgttttaggttaataattttttatattctttaaaactttACTTTGGGTTAAtgcaatttaattttgtttttcaaattttcgttgttttaattttgttctctctctctctctctctctctctctctgattgttaaatgttatcctattgtgttataaagaattaaatatagcatataaaaatataatattattctattacatagcatgatttagataatttggtatttattgtaatttggtatttattctattacatagcataattttttatagtgctcaatttagatgttaaactatgagattttactaatttttgtttattttttaatcatttgtcGTTGACAAAGTACTTTTAatagttgtattagaagtactttataatgccatttatttagagaaaaacaGAGGTTAGTCAAACGAAAATAATCGAATGGGTgacaaattttagtttttgcaattttatttcaaatattattattattttataacaatgcatatatggtaatttaattcttagattttgctaataattttttatttgataatatgttttgggtggacgaaattacaatttctgcAAAGAAAACAACCTTAATAGATTgattatcaacaacatattgttttcctaattggtccaattaattattgttaagttttattaatttttttagttatgttTCTCGGTATTTTGGATTGTAGGCAGAAAAAATATGGTTTGAGAatgtttgtttaaaactaaaagaataattttcaaattttatattctttttatttattcacaaaatgttataaataacttttattaaaaaaatgaatatttttgttaacttgctttttgaattttttagaaaaattgtattgttttcattttgatatgacaaaatttatatttatgattattaCTATATTGcatttatgattgttcctataataaataaaaatatgattacgaaatacattactctttattaaattagtttaaattgtaaaaaaaaattaataaaattacaataaaaataattatcactCGCAACGCGTAGGTTTGCagctagtaataataataatggcaaGACCAGCAAGTGCAGTTCTGAGGCTAGATGAATCAAGTTTCTGTTTCTCAAATCTTAGACACAAGCAATTACATTCTGAAAGCAATGAAAGATTGCTGTGATAAATTGTATCTAAATAAGAAACTAATAAGatctaacaaaataaaaagctaaGTGAAGGAATGTACTTTAAACTAATGTAGAAAAGGAGGACATAAACTATTTGCATTCCAAACCTGGGAAGATGCAGCATCAACAAAGAAGGTGAGGACTCGGTTGCTGTCTCTGCGTGcaacaaatattagaaaataGGACACAAATTACAATGGCTTAAAAATGCAATAATCAAATTACAAGAATGTAAGAACAAATAGTGATTGATCATGCTTACTAATATTCATGTCGATAACAACCTAGACATTACCAAAGAGCCAGcacaagaagaagaatgaaaccCTGTAGGCCATCGCTAACGTAGTCAAGTAAATACCGTGTGGATCACGACGTGGAATCACTAATCAAAGCTTGCAAATTGAACAAAGATCCGTTTGAATACCGTTTATTTTGAACGTGTTTGGATATACGTTGCGTTTACTGCATTTGCGTTCCTgcatttcacattttttttttttttgttgttgttgctgcagCACGTGTTTCAGGGGGACAAACGgctactattcatgaacagtagtAGTATATTTCtgacttttcagccacttttcttctatgaacagtgcatttgtgcactgtttacggacccacaaacttcattttcagccattttttattaaaaatgggttccacaatactatttacacatttaaaaattattttactacagtgttttctgttttcagcaataagttctatccaaacacaccctttgttgaaaactgaaaacattgtaggaaaataatttttaaatgtgtgaatagtactgtaagacccatttttaattttttttttctaaataaagtaGTTGTGGGTTGCGTAAACAGTGCATAATATCTCCTGAACAGTGTAATTCGCGtgcatcaaataaaaaaaaaaaaaagaaacgtcAGACGCAAACGTTGGCTTTTCATCCGGATCCAAATGCCAcctaagaaagaaaagtgaaaattaaGTGCAGTGACACGCTTCCAGGAATTTTGTTTTGGGGGTCattatgaaatttaaattaaaaaaattttaatagaaagagaacttgaatatatcaagttattgacaaaaaataaaaaataaagttttacaattttcttgtacaagttttcaaattttgaattgttatATGATTGTTCATTATGAGTATTTATTACCAATGTAGGTAACTATggccattttattttgttaagtttgtctaacatttttattttatgcaatTGTTGTTATCTATTaatttgtcattgtttttataaaaatattttaaattaaatgaataaactTAACTCATTGGTTCTGTATTAATTATTAACACACACAACCACACTCATTCATACACAAAATAATACACTACGTGTCTActtaatcaattaaatgtttgaACAATCACTAACTGTACAATTtatcttcttgaatttttctgactttataacaaaaagttataataacatgataacaatagACACACATGTAATAAAGCCTttctatttcctaattattaaattatataaagttatatgatatttatattgtacacacaaatatccacacacatcattattcacacaaataacattatagCAAAAAGTAATGCACACAATTAATATtaaacacactcacacacatataatataaatttataataaagagtGACACTTACAGTTCACAAACActtaaggctgcgtttgtttcaacGGTAAACGGTTTCAGGAAATGGTTTTACGCGTTTTCAGATGTTTGGCAGGTGcggaaaatttggtcaaatggAAAATAGCAAACATTTGACTGTAAAAAAGGGCCTCTGATCCGGAAATCCTTTTCCATTcgtattttaccttcaattggATTCAGCCCTCATTTTCCCTCTCGCCTTCTCGCTGCCTCAAGTCAAGCTCCAGTCAAGCTCCACTCCCTGCCTCAAGTCGGTCCGAGCTTCACCCACTGTCCGACAAGCTCCGCCACTCCCACGGTGAGTTTCCTCGTTTGTTTCTCGCAGTCTCCTTCACACACCTCCGACCCACACCTCCGGCCCACACCCACACAACCTCACCCACACACCTCCAATCCCCACACAGCTCCGGCCCACTGGACAAACCCACAGCCCCACACCGCCGACCCACTTTAGACATCCCGATCCACCCACCTCCGACCCACAACCTCCGACCCACAACCTCCGACCCACACCCACACAACCCCACCCACACACCTCCGATCCCCACACAGCTCCGGCCCACTGGACAAACCCACAGCCCCACACCGCCGACCCACTTTACACATCCCGATCCACCCACCTCCGA
Coding sequences within:
- the LOC142611967 gene encoding uncharacterized protein LOC142611967, with product MGKSTTMFDYFKRKNTDNLEAKTDDPALPSASADDVQMSENSNSFHRVLESSCEGNQVLDNERLLLKVTIDVVRFLAFQGLLFDDFTGLISHENFRAFLDLVASFNEKVTEAMNKAPENASYTSPEILREILHVFSNKVRKSIREEIGDAKFCIIVDKAYDVSLNDIIAIVLRFVDKDGFVQERFFGLVHVSNFSALTLKDGIYSVLSHHCLNIQNIRGQGYNRASDMRGEWSGLQALVSNDCPHAYHIHCFVHCLQLALAAASKNVIPVQSFFMKLTSVVNVVGECNEKLKSSYAAEIAHMIDMVELESGRGFDEISTLQWAGDTRRSSHLKSFSSLIKIFSPICEILLNVIDDETSSQRGEADLTYEELISFEFVFVLHLMKEVMEITNSFCQALQCQSQNILNVLHFVSFTKVLIQKFGDDGWDGLLTTVKSFCEACNIDVPDMNARYVRFRGLARHRHQQDYFTIEHHYRVDIFNATIDSIIQELNRRFSEHVVELLRLSSALDPREACESFRIEDILLLVNKFYPQDFTDLEKQQLKVELDHYEHDVVRHLDFKKLSSISELCQWLAKSRKSIDYHLIYRVVILVLTLPVSIATTERAFSAMNIVKTWLVDKVQDDFLADSLILYIEKETAAKFSLESIIDDFQDFKERRVPF